One stretch of Glycine soja cultivar W05 chromosome 7, ASM419377v2, whole genome shotgun sequence DNA includes these proteins:
- the LOC114418646 gene encoding uncharacterized protein LOC114418646, producing MHQPIRISPPLTLFLLCYHSAPKTEQNRGSTPPLLLMDPPPLSAATQKNHPESVESFSPCFRVAETWTDETLPAVPGAKLRLMCSYGGHIMPRPHDKSLSYIGGDTRIVVVDRHSSLKDLCSRLSRTILNGRPFTLKYQLPNEDLESLITVTTDEDLDNMVEEYDRIMAKGSASSRLRVFLFFTKPEATVSMGSLLDDAKSETWFVDALNNSGMISRVVSDSAAGDSFVNLDGVGVGGVSASGSSNNLESLPDANKVKNFPEVVQVQSTPGSPMMENSSSSPSFSPSLVNLPPIRVHVDDNGSRLQQENKVGLVVEEQFAQMTIASGVKPDDGLVNVVSSAVAVPVIPASVTMASAGVITTSDNVMNRVVCEDDRSDPGFQKPPLPLQLVQPRTSGGVGLPSPDSVASDSSIAAANSFSKTVYYQDQVQAALLDNKIVAMPNAKSEISDQMIQVQGQLQDSGYTLPPQLDPNKQHFQQQKPFVHASTHYIHHPAATGPVPVSSYYPVYAPPQPQQLHPPIGQQQYPVYVMPVGPTQVTQPYNMALQPNIADPNVVASSRSLMPQSIVTSAAYKDGTPPIYPTKSVSSTMASNSGYAPIPTNQFQPQYVGLHQFHHPPQSIAVAPSSTTTNNNYGYEYGGHVQDQAYYTQQTTTAPLLPQYQSMTPAAAAAALSDASK from the exons ATGCACCAACCTATAAGAATATCACCCCCACTAACTCTGTTTCTCCTCTGTTACCACTCTGCCCCCAAAACAGAGCAAAACAGAGGATCCACTCCACCACTACTCCTAATGGATCCTCCACCCCTCTCTGCCGCCACTCAAAAAAACCATCCCGAATCGGTAGAGTCCTTTTCTCCATGTTTCCGCGTTGCGGAAACGTGGACTGATGAGACTCTACCGGCGGTTCCTGGTGCCAAGCTGCGCCTCATGTGCAGCTACGGTGGCCACATTATGCCACGCCCTCACGACAAATCTCTCAGCTACATCGGTGGCGACACGAGGATCGTGGTGGTGGACCGCCACTCGTCGTTGAAAGATCTATGTTCACGGCTTTCCCGAACTATCCTCAATGGAAGACCCTTCACACTCAAGTACCAGCTTCCCAATGAAGACCTTGAGAGTCTTATCACTGTCACCACTGATGAAGACCTTGACAACATGGTGGAAGAGTATGATCGGATAATGGCAAAAGGTTCGGCTTCTTCGCGGCTCAGGGTGTTCCTGTTCTTCACCAAACCTGAGGCCACAGTTTCAATGGGGTCACTCCTTGATGATGCCAAGTCGGAGACATGGTTTGTTGATGCACTCAACAACTCTGGCATGATATCAAGAGTGGTGTCAGATTCTGCTGCCGGGGATTCTTTTGTTAACCTTGatggtgttggtgttggtggTGTTAGTGCTAGTGGTTCAAGCAACAACTTGGAGTCTTTGCCTGATGCTAACAAGGTTAAGAATTTTCCTGAAGTGGTGCAAGTGCAATCAACACCTGGTTCGCCTATGATGGAGAACagttcttcttctccttctttctctccTTCTCTGGTTAATCTGCCTCCAATTCGGGTTCATGTTGATGACAATGGTAGTAGGCTTCAGCAAGAGAATAAGGTTGGTTTGGTGGTGGAGGAGCAATTTGCTCAGATGACAATTGCAAGTGGGGTGAAGCCAGATGATGGATTGGTGAATGTTGTTTCTTCTGCAGTGGCTGTGCCTGTAATTCCTGCATCTGTGACTATGGCATCAGCTGGGGTGATTACTACTAGTGATAATGTGATGAATAGAGTTGTTTGTGAGGATGACAGATCAGATCCCGGGTTTCAGAAGCCCCCTTTACCATTGCAGCTTGTGCAGCCAAGGACTAGTGGTGGTGTGGGTTTGCCTTCACCTGATTCAGTTGCAAG TGATAGTAGTATTGCAGCTGCAAATTCTTTCTCCAAGACTGTTTACtaccaagatcaagtccaagctGCACTACTAGACAACAAAATTGTTGCTATGCCAAATGCCAAGAGTGAAATATCTGATCAGATGATTCAGGTCCAAGGACAACTTCAAGATTCTGGCTACACATTACCCCCACAATTGGATCCAAACAAGCAACATTTCCAGCAGCAGAAGCCATTTGTCCATGCCAGCACTCACTACATCCACCACCCAGCAGCCACAGGTCCAGTGCCAGTTTCATCATACTACCCAGTTTATGCCCCACCACAACCTCAACAACTTCACCCTCCAATTGGTCAACAACAGTACCCAGTTTATGTAATGCCAGTTGGACCTACACAAGTAACACAACCCTACAACATGGCATTGCAGCCCAATATAGCTGATCCTAATGTGGTAGCTTCAAGCAGGTCATTAATGCCACAAAGTATTGTTACCTCAGCAGCATACAAAGATGGTACTCCACCTATTTACCCCACCAAGTCAGTTAGCTCTACTATGGCATCAAATTCTGGATATGCTCCAATACCTACCAACCAATTTCAACCACAGTATGTGGGTTTGCATCAGTTCCATCATCCACCACAGTCCATTGCTGTGGCTCCTTCTAGTACtactactaataataattatggtTATGAATATGGTGGCCATGTGCAAGACCAAGCTTACTACACTCAACAAACCACCACTGCTCCATTGCTTCCTCAGTACCAATCCATGACCCCAGCTGCAGCTGCTGCAGCACTATCAGATGCTTCAAAATAG